A stretch of the Sulfurospirillum sp. UCH001 genome encodes the following:
- a CDS encoding 4Fe-4S binding protein — protein sequence MQKEYVFYDTVGIDFPLNEAIELVKSPCHGDFLVSNHPEAEAIIYAPEINFYLQKSRDSIAHKINNVTKLYAMRALGFDFAQDMDYTQEVGNRVLIVSDDAGHEALKTELSNEEFTVILLSPSMILDVNGHIGALSVTLKKEDELLDLECDQIMWWNAPVFAMKQSGVYDPSVIGLEGALKKLRDNKGEYHYKNYINYDPSICQYHERRVEVCGKCAEVCPTVAILKEDEEKHLAFSHIDCHGCGGCVSVCPSGAIDYTQMPRIAFSHLSDYFKGSTALIIPHKMDLNLIDTPLKEGVLPLMIEGEKYLHEAHLLNLLQTSGNPVIFYTDFISKGTGDVIRILNEIFEKKYHKKAIYVCENSADLARIFESLESIPECMYGINEEGLRKREIFSARLAHLVGNEDLGVVKTGEHVHYGDIKINESNCTLCLSCVGACNVRALTAHPEDNSLRFNASICTNCGYCEVTCPEKECLTVIKDEISLKPSWFSQRTMAKDELFTCIECGMPFATVKAVEKIATMMTPLFGNDEVKLKTLYCCASCKPKVMFKAHMENEKKGIDG from the coding sequence ATGCAAAAAGAGTACGTTTTCTACGATACCGTTGGTATTGATTTCCCTCTTAATGAAGCGATAGAACTGGTTAAAAGCCCATGTCATGGTGACTTTTTGGTCTCGAACCACCCTGAAGCAGAAGCAATTATTTATGCGCCTGAGATCAATTTTTATCTTCAAAAATCTCGTGATAGTATTGCTCACAAAATTAATAATGTAACTAAATTATACGCTATGCGTGCACTTGGTTTTGATTTTGCCCAAGATATGGACTATACGCAAGAAGTCGGCAATAGGGTTTTAATCGTCAGCGATGATGCAGGTCATGAAGCGCTCAAAACCGAACTCAGTAACGAAGAGTTTACGGTCATTCTTCTTTCTCCTTCTATGATCCTTGATGTTAACGGTCACATTGGTGCTCTTAGTGTAACTCTCAAAAAAGAAGATGAGTTGCTTGATCTTGAATGTGATCAGATTATGTGGTGGAATGCTCCCGTTTTTGCGATGAAACAAAGCGGTGTGTATGATCCTTCCGTTATCGGATTAGAGGGCGCATTAAAAAAACTGCGTGACAACAAAGGCGAGTACCACTATAAAAACTATATCAACTATGATCCTTCCATTTGTCAGTACCATGAAAGACGTGTTGAGGTGTGTGGTAAATGTGCTGAGGTTTGCCCAACGGTTGCTATTTTAAAAGAAGATGAAGAGAAGCACCTAGCGTTTTCTCATATTGATTGCCATGGTTGTGGTGGATGTGTCAGTGTATGCCCTAGTGGAGCGATTGACTATACCCAAATGCCACGTATCGCTTTTTCACATTTGAGCGATTATTTCAAAGGCTCAACCGCATTGATTATTCCTCATAAGATGGATTTGAACTTGATCGATACACCTCTGAAAGAAGGCGTATTACCTTTGATGATTGAGGGTGAAAAATACCTTCATGAAGCACACCTGTTAAATCTGCTTCAAACCAGCGGAAATCCGGTCATTTTCTATACAGACTTCATCTCTAAAGGTACGGGTGATGTCATTCGCATTCTCAATGAAATCTTTGAGAAAAAATACCACAAAAAAGCAATTTATGTCTGTGAAAATAGTGCAGATTTAGCACGTATTTTTGAAAGTCTAGAGAGCATTCCTGAATGCATGTATGGCATCAATGAAGAGGGACTTCGCAAACGAGAGATTTTCTCCGCACGCCTAGCGCATCTCGTGGGCAATGAAGATTTGGGTGTGGTAAAAACGGGTGAGCATGTTCACTATGGTGATATCAAGATCAATGAAAGTAACTGTACTCTCTGCTTAAGCTGTGTAGGTGCTTGTAATGTACGCGCTTTAACAGCACATCCTGAAGACAATTCGCTTCGCTTTAACGCTTCCATTTGTACTAACTGTGGGTATTGTGAGGTCACCTGTCCTGAGAAAGAGTGCCTTACTGTCATCAAAGATGAGATCAGTTTAAAACCAAGCTGGTTTTCACAGCGCACAATGGCAAAAGACGAACTCTTTACCTGTATCGAGTGTGGGATGCCATTTGCAACAGTCAAAGCTGTTGAAAAAATTGCAACAATGATGACGCCACTCTTTGGCAATGACGAAGTAAAGCTAAAAACACTCTACTGCTGTGCGTCATGTAAACCAAAAGTCATGTTTAAGGCACATATGGAAAACGAAAAGAAAGGAATTGATGGATGA
- a CDS encoding ABC transporter substrate-binding protein, whose amino-acid sequence MEKNTILLGASLPLTGINSHLGRDVVVGANTYFSHTNARGGIQGKKIEFIQYDDKYEPENTLSNTIKLISKDDVFALFGFVGTPTVKRVLPLISETNIPFIAPYTGASFLRTKDTPNIVNFRSSYNEELDALVEYLTKQKNITRFAIFYQNDDYGEEGYIALSNALAKRNLTLSAEGTYKRNTLSIRHAIHEIEAAKPEAIVLVGSYKPTARFIEKVKEHIPSKMIFCPISFVNADALIGELHGQGENILFSQTIPSYDDFYSKEAVEYLKNLTFYYPEEKPSLVSYESYLAAKSVVTALKAINGAITPSKFLDKLKNLSPKTLDNIPLKYNHAQLLNQVYLSNYVNGKFEIIQKYEY is encoded by the coding sequence ATGGAAAAAAATACGATTTTACTAGGAGCTTCTCTACCCCTCACAGGTATCAATAGCCATTTGGGGCGTGATGTCGTTGTCGGTGCCAATACCTATTTCAGTCACACCAATGCAAGAGGTGGCATTCAAGGGAAAAAAATTGAATTTATCCAATATGACGATAAATATGAACCTGAAAATACGCTCAGTAACACCATTAAACTGATTAGCAAAGATGATGTTTTTGCGCTCTTTGGTTTTGTGGGAACACCTACAGTCAAACGTGTGCTTCCACTTATCTCTGAAACCAATATTCCTTTTATAGCACCTTATACAGGAGCTTCTTTTCTTCGTACCAAAGATACGCCCAATATTGTCAATTTTAGAAGTTCTTACAATGAAGAACTTGATGCCCTTGTCGAATATCTCACCAAGCAAAAAAACATTACCCGTTTTGCTATTTTTTATCAAAATGATGATTATGGTGAGGAAGGCTACATTGCACTCTCAAACGCTCTTGCCAAACGCAATCTCACACTGAGCGCTGAGGGAACCTATAAACGTAATACGCTCTCCATTCGTCATGCCATTCATGAAATTGAAGCGGCAAAACCAGAGGCAATCGTCCTAGTAGGATCTTACAAACCCACTGCTCGTTTTATTGAAAAGGTCAAAGAGCACATTCCTTCTAAAATGATTTTCTGTCCTATTTCATTTGTCAATGCTGATGCGTTAATCGGGGAATTACACGGTCAAGGCGAAAATATTCTTTTCTCTCAAACGATTCCTTCCTACGATGATTTTTATTCAAAAGAAGCCGTGGAGTACCTAAAAAACCTTACATTTTATTATCCTGAAGAAAAACCTTCTTTGGTCTCTTATGAATCCTATTTAGCCGCAAAGTCCGTAGTAACAGCGCTCAAAGCGATTAATGGAGCAATTACGCCTAGTAAATTTTTAGACAAGCTCAAAAATCTTTCACCTAAAACACTTGATAACATTCCTTTAAAATACAATCATGCACAACTTTTAAACCAAGTCTATCTCTCAAACTATGTGAATGGCAAATTTGAGATCATCCAAAAGTATGAGTACTAA
- a CDS encoding sensor histidine kinase translates to MTFVEFINQKLETIKFSNKTKILIFIILSGTITIGFLMFVSIFALKYDYETLFQKHTQPQVDLEEIKDNYRVNIAETLRDIREKQISNNDAIEVIYLAQQIIHKQWNSYQFATNRQIGGLPYFASKWLSLFLVTPEIPEKTIFQKGIVDKISVKMQSIDSKINIMLDLLKYSKTEQAAFLIDDITLEANSLNIYLSSLITTHLKQAITEKQVNDSLFQTSTVMLILLIGMIFFFITMVLLIIINHFKNLHNYLEENVLIKTKELRDLNDSLELRIKREVENSRKKDNIMFQQARLASLGEMLQNIAHQWRQPLGSLMMIIQSFESKFLAGKLDEAFISSRVKDAQLLSSNMSDTLEDFRTFFNPNKSKKAFRIKEVIQKAVDLSKYQLEKEEITLELLIKDDLEVFGFKNELIHVLLNLIGNSKDILASKTEQTHKIIHIIAKQNTQSIFINVIDNGGGIKSDIIPKVFDPYFTTKHKSVGTGIGLYMSKQMVEKHMHGKISCKNIRHKLGTKLFWACTMFTIEIPKNYINTNEGDEDEQAQF, encoded by the coding sequence ATGACATTTGTAGAATTTATTAACCAAAAACTCGAAACCATTAAGTTTTCCAATAAAACAAAAATTCTTATTTTCATTATTCTCAGTGGAACAATCACTATTGGTTTTTTGATGTTCGTTTCCATTTTTGCACTCAAATATGACTACGAAACCTTATTTCAAAAACACACGCAACCCCAAGTCGATTTAGAAGAGATAAAGGATAATTACCGCGTCAATATTGCAGAAACTCTTCGCGATATTCGTGAAAAGCAGATCAGCAATAATGATGCTATTGAGGTTATTTATCTTGCCCAGCAGATCATACACAAACAATGGAACAGCTACCAATTTGCAACCAATCGCCAAATTGGAGGGCTTCCTTATTTTGCAAGCAAATGGCTGAGCCTCTTTTTAGTCACACCTGAAATTCCTGAAAAGACCATTTTCCAAAAAGGCATTGTGGATAAAATCAGTGTTAAAATGCAAAGTATCGACAGCAAAATCAACATCATGCTTGATCTTTTAAAATACTCAAAAACCGAACAAGCAGCTTTTTTAATCGATGATATTACGCTAGAAGCTAATTCACTCAATATCTATCTTTCAAGCCTGATTACCACGCATCTCAAACAAGCAATTACTGAAAAGCAGGTAAACGATAGCCTCTTTCAAACCAGTACCGTTATGCTCATTCTTCTTATTGGTATGATTTTCTTTTTTATCACGATGGTACTGCTTATCATCATTAACCACTTTAAAAACTTGCATAACTATCTTGAAGAAAACGTACTCATTAAAACCAAAGAGTTACGGGACCTCAACGACTCACTAGAACTTCGTATTAAACGCGAAGTTGAAAATAGCCGTAAAAAAGACAATATCATGTTTCAACAAGCGAGGCTTGCGAGTCTTGGAGAGATGCTTCAAAATATCGCGCATCAGTGGAGACAGCCACTGGGTTCACTCATGATGATTATTCAAAGTTTTGAAAGCAAATTTTTAGCAGGTAAGTTGGATGAAGCTTTTATCTCATCTCGCGTAAAAGATGCTCAGCTGCTCTCTTCAAATATGTCAGATACGCTAGAAGACTTCCGAACCTTCTTTAACCCGAACAAAAGCAAAAAAGCATTTCGTATCAAAGAGGTTATTCAAAAAGCGGTGGATCTCTCTAAATACCAATTAGAAAAAGAAGAGATTACGTTAGAACTCTTGATCAAAGATGATCTTGAGGTGTTTGGTTTTAAAAATGAGCTCATTCATGTTTTGCTCAATCTCATTGGTAACTCTAAAGATATTTTAGCCAGTAAAACAGAGCAAACACACAAGATTATTCACATCATTGCAAAGCAAAATACACAGAGTATTTTCATCAATGTTATCGACAATGGCGGTGGTATAAAAAGTGATATAATACCCAAAGTTTTCGACCCCTACTTCACGACAAAGCACAAAAGTGTGGGAACAGGCATCGGTCTTTATATGTCCAAACAAATGGTTGAAAAACACATGCACGGCAAAATAAGCTGTAAAAACATTCGCCACAAACTAGGAACAAAACTCTTTTGGGCATGTACGATGTTTACAATAGAAATACCAAAAAATTACATCAATACAAACGAGGGTGATGAAGATGAACAAGCGCAATTTTGA
- a CDS encoding response regulator: protein MNKRNFELLGSFTILYIEDEADLLKHTTSVLEDFVKKIYPVQTIDEALEIIKNEKIDVIIADIHLKYSNGLDFLRTVKNDLEMELPSIVTTAFTDTEYLLDAIKLHVDNYIIKPVNIKELLNSLHDVLLPKIQAKEIERSYNIIKTISAVTDSKQVEIIRFIIKNLDHENMLNYSYSEIMEQVDVSKPTVIKLFKQLGDQGILTKIQNKKYLFDETKLPLPENA from the coding sequence ATGAACAAGCGCAATTTTGAATTACTTGGTAGTTTTACCATTCTTTATATCGAAGATGAAGCAGACCTGCTAAAACACACCACTTCTGTTTTAGAAGATTTTGTGAAAAAAATCTACCCTGTTCAAACCATCGATGAAGCTCTCGAAATCATTAAAAACGAAAAAATCGACGTTATTATCGCAGACATCCATCTCAAATACAGCAATGGACTCGACTTCTTACGCACCGTCAAAAATGACCTTGAAATGGAACTCCCCTCCATTGTTACAACAGCATTTACCGATACAGAGTACCTTTTAGATGCGATTAAACTGCATGTCGATAACTACATTATCAAGCCTGTCAACATCAAAGAATTGCTCAACTCCTTACATGATGTGCTTTTACCTAAAATTCAAGCCAAAGAGATTGAGCGCTCTTACAACATCATCAAAACTATCTCAGCAGTCACCGATAGTAAACAAGTAGAAATCATTCGTTTCATCATCAAAAACTTAGACCATGAAAATATGCTCAACTACTCTTACAGCGAGATTATGGAGCAAGTTGATGTCAGTAAACCTACAGTGATTAAACTTTTTAAACAATTAGGAGATCAAGGTATCCTTACCAAAATTCAAAACAAAAAATATCTCTTTGACGAGACAAAACTTCCGCTTCCGGAGAACGCATGA
- the selA gene encoding L-seryl-tRNA(Sec) selenium transferase, whose translation MNALRTLPKVDKCLTHPLFEGCNATLVMKIARAHIEELRQALIHKEIETFDEETLMREIKEAYDALFEPSLKPLINATGVILHTNMGRSLISKTLLERASNVICNYSNLEYNLELGSRGERYEHVSTHLKELLNVEDVLVVNNNASAVFLILNTFAKDQEVIVSRGELVEIGGSFRIPEVMKQSGAKLVEVGATNKTKITDYANAINENTVMLMKVHQSNFSIEGFSEDVAYENLKLLADQNNLLDYYDLGSGYVPKLPYNLGNREHSLSEILECSPSLISFSGDKLFGSVQAGIIAGRTDLIAKLKKNQLLRMLRVDKITLSLLEESIKAYLKEEYEQIPTLWLLFRSVEELSQRALMFQEKIGADYCEIIQSETYMGGGTLPNRRFPTIALHIKGKATTLEKKFRKAHVIGRIENEQFLLDFRTILPSVEEKLITIIETIIGKK comes from the coding sequence ATGAATGCTTTAAGAACACTTCCTAAGGTTGACAAGTGCCTTACACATCCTCTTTTTGAAGGCTGTAATGCAACCTTAGTGATGAAAATTGCGAGAGCTCACATCGAAGAGCTACGCCAAGCACTGATTCATAAAGAGATTGAAACTTTTGATGAAGAGACGTTGATGAGAGAGATTAAAGAGGCATATGATGCCCTTTTTGAGCCATCTTTAAAACCACTTATCAATGCCACAGGTGTTATTTTACACACCAATATGGGCAGAAGCCTTATCTCTAAAACCCTCTTAGAGCGTGCGAGTAACGTCATTTGCAACTACTCAAATTTAGAGTACAACCTAGAATTGGGCAGTCGTGGGGAACGTTATGAGCATGTAAGCACGCATCTGAAAGAGCTTTTAAATGTTGAAGATGTTTTAGTAGTCAATAACAACGCTTCAGCGGTTTTTTTAATTCTCAATACCTTTGCTAAAGATCAAGAAGTGATTGTCTCTCGTGGTGAACTGGTTGAGATAGGAGGAAGTTTTCGTATTCCTGAAGTGATGAAACAAAGTGGTGCAAAACTTGTTGAAGTAGGTGCTACAAACAAAACAAAAATCACCGACTATGCTAACGCCATCAACGAAAATACTGTCATGCTGATGAAAGTGCATCAATCAAACTTCTCCATTGAAGGCTTTAGCGAAGATGTAGCCTATGAAAATCTTAAACTCTTAGCAGATCAAAACAACCTCTTGGACTACTATGACCTAGGCAGCGGTTATGTACCAAAACTTCCCTACAACTTAGGCAACCGCGAACACTCTTTGAGTGAAATTTTGGAGTGTTCTCCTTCACTGATTAGCTTTAGTGGCGACAAACTCTTTGGCAGCGTACAAGCAGGTATCATCGCTGGGCGTACGGATTTGATCGCAAAGCTTAAAAAGAACCAACTGCTACGCATGCTCAGAGTCGATAAAATCACACTCAGTCTGCTTGAGGAGAGCATTAAAGCCTATCTCAAAGAAGAGTATGAGCAAATCCCTACATTGTGGCTGCTGTTTAGAAGTGTTGAAGAACTCTCACAAAGAGCCTTAATGTTCCAAGAAAAAATAGGTGCAGATTACTGTGAAATCATCCAAAGTGAAACCTATATGGGAGGAGGCACATTGCCCAATCGCCGCTTTCCAACCATTGCTTTACATATCAAAGGCAAAGCAACGACTTTAGAGAAAAAATTTCGTAAAGCTCATGTCATTGGACGTATTGAAAATGAACAATTTTTACTCGATTTTCGCACCATCCTTCCAAGTGTGGAAGAAAAACTTATCACTATCATTGAAACTATCATAGGCAAGAAATAA
- the selB gene encoding selenocysteine-specific translation elongation factor, protein MEYIIVGTAGHVDHGKTALITALTGFEGDSLEEEKRRGITINLSFSSMQNETKNVAFIDVPGHEKLLKNMIAGAFGFDASLVVIDTNEGIMPQTREHLEILNLLHVKNIIVALTKKDLATSDVIEQRTYEITEHLKSLKNLHLVEIIPVSIYEASSIQALKKALFDLPATPKKSNGLFRYYVDRSFSIAGAGTVVTGTVLDGTIKVGEKLFAPELEKEFVIRNLQVHDHDVEAAYSSQRTAINLQNAQKTSFEKGALLCKKGFIRGFDCADVWLESIGGHTLKHNSKVILYVGTKQVEARILFYENEDKADKGYAKLQFNHKLFLIHDEPFIICSSGRTIGGGRILNPINDPMKKRVKLELLKALDCKDFKSAFTILVEMHKHGFGLISSNQRFGLNHDEAIAIANEMNDVFVDEKGLVLYPISMKNELERIIQAIYAKNAYALLSANSLSLKLKWASVALVESVLQKLCEEGMLDFVNGIYKNAQIDIDNIETLIEDKIYDILLKAEFTPDAPYNIYDDLDIDRKMGDDALKSLTRSKKVVRLEHNLFVTTLALSAIVAHMRDIMRKENGIDIKAFKDHFDMSRKYLVAYLDYLDNFEDVKKEGNRRVLL, encoded by the coding sequence ATGGAATATATTATCGTAGGAACCGCAGGTCACGTCGACCATGGTAAAACGGCTCTCATCACTGCCCTAACAGGCTTTGAAGGAGATAGCTTAGAGGAAGAAAAACGCAGAGGCATTACCATCAACCTTAGCTTCTCTTCCATGCAAAATGAGACAAAGAATGTTGCATTTATCGATGTCCCAGGACATGAGAAACTCTTAAAAAATATGATTGCTGGCGCATTTGGGTTTGATGCGAGTTTGGTTGTTATTGATACCAATGAAGGCATTATGCCCCAAACCAGAGAGCATTTGGAGATTTTAAATCTTTTACACGTCAAAAACATCATCGTTGCACTCACTAAAAAAGATCTTGCAACTTCTGATGTGATAGAACAAAGAACATACGAAATTACTGAGCATCTAAAATCACTTAAAAATCTTCATTTGGTTGAAATTATTCCTGTGAGTATTTACGAGGCTTCATCGATTCAAGCCCTAAAAAAGGCACTTTTTGATCTTCCTGCAACACCTAAAAAAAGTAACGGACTCTTTCGTTACTATGTTGATCGCTCTTTTTCCATCGCAGGTGCAGGAACGGTTGTCACAGGAACCGTATTAGATGGAACCATTAAAGTGGGTGAGAAGCTCTTTGCCCCAGAGTTAGAAAAAGAGTTTGTTATCCGAAATCTTCAGGTACACGACCATGATGTGGAAGCGGCGTATTCGTCTCAAAGAACGGCCATTAACCTCCAAAATGCGCAAAAAACCTCTTTTGAAAAAGGAGCATTGCTCTGTAAAAAAGGATTTATTCGTGGTTTTGACTGTGCTGATGTGTGGTTGGAAAGTATTGGCGGACATACACTTAAACATAACAGTAAAGTGATACTTTACGTCGGAACCAAGCAGGTTGAAGCACGCATTTTATTTTATGAAAATGAAGACAAAGCGGACAAAGGCTATGCAAAACTGCAGTTCAACCATAAACTCTTTTTAATACATGATGAGCCTTTCATCATCTGCTCAAGTGGTCGTACGATTGGTGGTGGACGCATCCTCAATCCTATCAACGATCCGATGAAAAAAAGAGTGAAATTAGAGCTTCTAAAAGCCCTTGACTGCAAAGATTTTAAAAGTGCTTTTACCATTTTAGTTGAAATGCACAAACATGGTTTTGGTCTCATCTCTTCTAACCAACGCTTTGGTTTAAACCATGATGAAGCTATTGCGATTGCGAATGAAATGAATGATGTTTTTGTTGATGAAAAAGGCTTAGTTCTCTACCCGATTTCCATGAAAAATGAATTAGAACGTATCATCCAAGCCATTTATGCAAAAAACGCGTATGCCCTACTTTCGGCGAATTCACTCTCTTTAAAACTCAAATGGGCGAGTGTCGCTTTGGTAGAAAGTGTGCTTCAAAAACTCTGTGAAGAAGGGATGCTTGATTTTGTCAATGGTATATATAAAAATGCTCAAATTGACATTGATAACATTGAAACACTGATCGAAGATAAGATTTATGACATTTTACTAAAAGCTGAATTTACGCCTGACGCGCCTTACAATATCTATGATGATCTCGACATTGATCGCAAAATGGGAGATGATGCACTCAAAAGTCTCACACGCTCCAAAAAAGTCGTACGCTTAGAGCATAATCTCTTTGTAACGACTCTTGCGCTCAGTGCCATTGTTGCCCATATGCGTGACATTATGCGCAAAGAGAACGGTATTGATATTAAAGCCTTTAAAGATCACTTCGATATGAGCCGAAAATACTTAGTGGCGTATCTTGATTATCTTGATAATTTTGAAGATGTTAAAAAAGAGGGAAACAGAAGAGTACTTCTCTAA
- a CDS encoding MarR family winged helix-turn-helix transcriptional regulator yields the protein MKLRSDVKSYGERTDKSMQTWIQILRAFQKIRAKELKYINESGLTMNQFEVLEVLYHRGDLSVGAITKLIMSTPGNVTVVVKNLTRDGLVATEPSAEDSRVRIMSITEAGKALIGGMFTNHAANLKSYFDVLSDDELVVLYDLLRKLQKAQ from the coding sequence ATGAAACTTAGATCAGATGTTAAAAGCTACGGTGAGCGCACAGACAAAAGTATGCAGACGTGGATTCAAATTCTACGAGCATTTCAAAAGATCCGTGCAAAAGAGTTGAAGTATATCAACGAAAGTGGCCTAACAATGAATCAGTTTGAAGTTCTTGAAGTCCTTTACCATCGTGGAGACCTCTCCGTAGGTGCTATTACGAAGTTAATTATGAGTACCCCTGGAAATGTCACCGTTGTTGTAAAAAACCTCACCCGTGATGGTTTGGTGGCAACAGAGCCTTCAGCTGAAGACTCACGTGTTCGTATTATGAGCATCACAGAAGCAGGGAAAGCCCTTATTGGCGGTATGTTTACAAACCATGCAGCGAATTTAAAGAGCTATTTCGATGTTTTAAGTGATGATGAGTTGGTCGTATTGTACGACTTGTTACGCAAATTGCAAAAAGCACAATAA
- a CDS encoding YceI family protein, whose amino-acid sequence MKIKSLLASSLLAGTALFAGNYTVDPMHSSTDFSVKHAMISTVKGNFGKFNGSFEYDEATKTLKSLKGTIEATSIDTGIKDRDDHLRSADLFDVAKYPTITFVLDEIKGDKAYGKLTMKGVTKPVVLAFENGGAATDLYGNKRVGLGLSGKINRTDFGISWNKALETGGVIVGEEVKLDVALEGILQK is encoded by the coding sequence ATGAAAATCAAATCTTTACTCGCGTCATCTTTGTTGGCAGGAACTGCCCTATTTGCTGGAAACTACACTGTCGATCCAATGCACTCAAGCACAGACTTTAGCGTCAAACACGCAATGATTTCAACCGTAAAAGGTAATTTTGGAAAATTCAACGGTAGTTTTGAGTATGACGAAGCAACCAAAACACTTAAGTCTCTTAAAGGTACTATCGAAGCGACATCTATCGATACAGGCATTAAAGATAGAGATGATCATTTACGTTCAGCTGATCTTTTTGATGTAGCAAAATACCCAACAATCACATTTGTTCTTGATGAAATCAAAGGTGACAAAGCGTATGGTAAACTGACAATGAAAGGTGTTACAAAACCAGTTGTTCTCGCTTTTGAAAACGGTGGTGCGGCAACAGACCTTTATGGTAACAAACGTGTAGGACTTGGACTTAGCGGTAAAATTAACAGAACAGATTTTGGTATCTCTTGGAACAAAGCACTTGAGACTGGTGGTGTGATCGTTGGTGAAGAAGTAAAACTTGACGTCGCATTAGAAGGTATTTTACAAAAATAA
- a CDS encoding pirin family protein → MSFIIHKADQRGTAEHGWLHSRFSFSFAEYYNPNRMGFGALRVINDDVIEAGLGFGMHPHRDMEIVSIVTKGVLVHTDSFGNHGEIHAGEIQYMSAGEGVLHSEFASKEEDAALFQIWIKPNEKGGKPLYNQRDFRDVTKNNQWVTLVSPDGRDNSIAINQEAFILTTELSEGKTISIASSSPDRGKLLLVVEGSVKIDGVILDKRDEVQITEEKIYELEALKPSWVLVFDVPMH, encoded by the coding sequence ATGTCATTCATAATTCATAAAGCCGACCAAAGAGGCACTGCAGAGCATGGTTGGCTGCATAGCCGTTTTAGTTTTTCATTTGCAGAGTATTATAATCCAAACCGTATGGGCTTTGGTGCCCTTCGTGTCATCAATGATGATGTCATAGAAGCGGGACTTGGTTTTGGGATGCACCCGCATCGTGATATGGAAATCGTATCTATTGTCACCAAGGGTGTTTTAGTGCATACCGATTCATTTGGCAATCATGGCGAAATTCACGCAGGTGAAATTCAGTATATGAGCGCAGGAGAAGGTGTTTTGCACTCCGAATTTGCTTCTAAAGAAGAAGATGCCGCACTATTTCAGATTTGGATCAAACCAAATGAAAAAGGTGGCAAACCACTTTACAATCAACGTGATTTTAGAGATGTCACCAAAAACAATCAGTGGGTAACACTGGTTTCGCCTGATGGTAGAGATAACTCCATAGCGATCAATCAAGAGGCGTTTATTCTTACGACTGAACTCTCTGAAGGTAAAACGATTTCCATAGCTTCTTCAAGCCCAGATCGTGGTAAACTTTTATTGGTGGTTGAAGGAAGTGTAAAGATCGATGGCGTCATACTTGATAAACGAGACGAAGTACAAATTACTGAAGAAAAAATCTATGAACTTGAAGCGTTGAAACCCTCTTGGGTTTTAGTATTTGATGTGCCCATGCACTAA
- a CDS encoding CDGSH iron-sulfur domain-containing protein — translation MSPVKMSLEANKTYHFCTCGKSSSTVLCDGSHKGSGFTPKAFTVTESKEYYLCACKKSANSPFCDGSHSK, via the coding sequence ATGTCACCCGTTAAAATGTCACTCGAAGCCAATAAAACTTACCACTTCTGTACCTGTGGAAAGAGTTCTAGCACCGTTTTATGCGATGGAAGTCATAAAGGTTCAGGTTTTACACCTAAAGCATTTACGGTGACTGAGAGTAAAGAGTACTACCTTTGCGCCTGTAAAAAAAGTGCAAATTCACCATTTTGCGATGGAAGCCACTCCAAATAA